Proteins found in one Triticum urartu cultivar G1812 chromosome 4, Tu2.1, whole genome shotgun sequence genomic segment:
- the LOC125551479 gene encoding ADP-ribosylation factor-like protein 5 — translation MGAWMSRVWFLMFPSKEYKIVVVGLDNAGKTTTLYKLHLGEAVTAAPTIGSNVEEVVFKNIRFEVWDLGGQESLRTSWATYYRGTHAVIVVIDSTDRARINIIKDELFRLIQHADLDNTVVLVFANKQDLKDAMSAAEITDALSLHSIKNHDWHIQASCAITGEGLYDGMGWIAQKVAGKATAS, via the exons ATGGGGGCGTGGATGTCCCGGGTGTGGTTTCTCATGTTCCCGTCCAAGGAGTACAAGATCGTGGTCGTGGGGCTCGACAACGCCGGAAAGACCACCACGCTCTACAAGCTCCACCTTGGCGAGGCGGTCACCGCCGCGCCAACCATCGGCAGCAACGTCGAGGAGGTCGTGTTCAAGAATATACGCTTCGAG GTGTGGGATCTAGGAGGACAAGAGAGCCTACGCACTTCATGGGCGACATACTATAGAGGAACTCATGCTGTCATCGTGGTAATCGACAGCACCGACCGTGCTCGGATCAACATCATCAAGGATGAGCTCTTCCGGTTGATTCAGCATGCAGACCTTGACAACACGGTGGTCCTTGTGTTTGCAAACAAGCAGGATCTCAAGGATGCCATGTCGGCGGCTGAGATCACAGACGCCCTGTCCCTCCACAGCATAAAGAACCACGACTGGCACATACAGGCCTCGTGCGCGATCACTGGTGAGGGCCTCTATGATGGGATGGGATGGATAGCCCAGAAAGTTGCCGGAAAGGCCACCGCAAGCTGA